In the genome of Novipirellula artificiosorum, the window TCCCGCAACGCGTCTGTTATTGGTCGCGTTGGCGGCAATCGCCCGCAGCTTTTCATGGTCATTGCGAAGCTGTCGCTCCAACCCTTTACGTTCGGACTCGAGAGCTTCCTGTTGCTGCTTGGACCGGGATTCGATTTGACCGATCGTTTGATCGAGCAGTTCTTCATCGGTGCCGATCGATTGAATCTGTTGTACGACGAACCGTTCAATCTCACCGGCGGGCACCGATGGAGCCGGGCATTCTGCCCAGCCTTTTTGCATCGCGGTGCCGCAAACATAGTAGCGATATCGTTTGCTGCCTTTGCAACTGTAAGAGTGTGTCATCGGGCGACCGCAAGATTGGCACCAGATCAAACCCTTCAGCAACGCGTTGTGCTTGTTCCGAACCCCTGTGCCGCCGGATTGCCCGTTCGCCTTAAGTTGATTTTGCACACGGCGAAACAGGTCCAGCGGCACAATGCCGTCGTGCTCGCCTTCGTGCGTTTCGTCCTTGTATCGAGTTTTTCCGATGTAGGTGACGTTGGTCAGCATCTTGTAGAGTGAGTTTCTCGTGAACGCTCGACCGCCACGTTGATCGCCTTTCTTGGTGACCCATTGTTTGGACGTCCATCCGCGTTGCTTCAGTTCTTTAACGACCGGCAATAGTGAGCGATGTTCGACATACAAGGCATAGATTTGGCGAACGCGGTCCGCTTCGACCTCGTCGACCACCAACTTCGTGTTCTCGACCGTGTATCCCAATAATGGCATTCCGCCGGACCATTTGCCACGCCGGCGCGAGGCGGCCACTTTGTCGCGGATCCGCTCGCTAATCATCTCTCGTTCGAACTGGGCGAACGAGAGGAGGACGTTCAGGACGAGCCGGCCCATCGAGGTCGATGTGTTGAACTGCTGCGTCACGCTGACAAACGAAACACTATGTGAGTCGAACGTCTCGATGATGCGGGTGAAATCGAGCAGTGATCGGCTGAGACGATCGACTTTGTAGACGATCACGCAGTCGATATTGTCTGCTTCGATGTCGGCCAGCAATTCTCTCAGCGCTGGCCGTTCCATGTTGCTGCCGGTGAAGCCGCCATCGTTGTAGGACTGGGCGACGACTTCCCAGCCTTCGTGCTTTTGAGAGGCCACGTACGCTTCCGCGGCGTCACGCTGGGCGTCCAGTGAACTGTAATCCTGTTCGAGCCCCTCTTCGGTACTCTTGCGGGTATAGATCGCACAGCGGACGAGCTTTTCAGGTTTGGATTGTTGGGACTTCCTCATTGGCCAGCCTCTTTACAGTTGAGATTGAAAAATTTGTTGCCGCTCCAGTGCGAACCGGTAACGTGTTTGGCAACGGCCGAAAGTGATCGAAACAGTTCGCCTTCAAACTCAAATCCGGTGTTCGTCACTCGGACTCGAATCTCTCGGTTTTTGTAAACACGTGTGATCAGCGTGCCGGGCAGCGGTTTCGCAGATGTTTGCACTCCGGTCGGGAACACTCGGGTATGTTTCGCCGCCTCGGCAGACAGCCGGCGGGCTGCCGGTGCGGTCACTCGCAAATCGGCTCCTTCGGCCAATTCACGAAGGCGAGCTATCGCCTGGCGTGACAATCCGCCTTCGATGCTCGCCTGCATCCGCCAAACGATGCGGCGTATCAGCCACTTGCGGTTTTTGGCGTTGGTTGTTTCGCCGGTAACTTCGGCGAATTGATCTCGCAGTTCGCCGCAGGTCATTTTCTGTAACCGCGCGACTTCCTTCGCGACATTAAGCTTCATGGGTGACTCCTCGATTGGGTGTTTCGGACGCCGAGACGTTTGGCGTCGTGACACTGAGCACTGAGTTCGCAGAAGAGTCAACCGAACGTTGGCAACTTTCGGAAGAAGTCTCAGAGATTGGCCGGGACGTTCCCGACAACGCTCGCAGGTTGATGATCGCGTCGGCCAAACATGTGGCGATTTGGAGTTGGCGGGACTGGGGTGAGGGCGATGATGATTCGACTTTCGTGAGCATCCAAACTCGGGGGAAAGAGACTGGCCGGCGTTCGTCGGCGTGGGTGCGAAGATTCCAAAGGCAGGGGCGTTGATTCGGTTGGTTTGTTGTTGGGTTGTTACAGCGGATCAGACTTGGCCGTGCGAGTTGGGTTTGAGCTGTTCGCGGATCGGTTCGATCATGTCGCGGCCCCAACGGGTTTTGAACAAGCCAGCAAAGAAATCGTTGCGAGAGGCTTCGACATCAAGCTGCGTGATGGTTTCGGCCAGAAAATCGGCCGTTGGCACGACATGACTGGTGCGCCCCTTACGGTGCAGGGTTAGGCGTTGTAGGTGCCGTAGTTCGACCAGTTTTTTCGTTGTCCGCCCCAGCCGCATCCTCTTTCGCGAGTTTTTGCGAGTGGCCCAATAGGTCGGCTCGAATGGGATGCCGTGGTGTTCCATTCCGTTAAGCCAGCTGGTGCGGATTGGAAACTTAGCGGTCGCCAGTTCCCCGAATACTTCAATCTCGGCGACGAGGCAACGTGCCAATTCAAAATGATCATTCTTCATGCTTTTCTCCAAAAGTCGGACAACTTGTTCCAGAAAACAAACTGAGGTAAGTAAGGCGGCTGGTTCGTGGGGACTGACCTGAGCGCCTCCCCGCCGGAGGACCCGTTCGATGTTCTGTGTGTGTGCGCACGCGCGGCCGATCACACACAGGGGCGGGCGTGCTTGCACCGCCCCTGGGGGTTGTAGGGGGGTGCGCGCACACGCACAGACGGACATTTTGTGTTTGTGCGCATGCGTTTGATGGTGCGTGTGCACACACACGATTCGGTCACCAGTCGCTCTCGGACGCCGGCTTTGGGACCGTGGCAACCTTCGCTTTGCGGGCCGCGCCGAACGTCCAGCGATAGATCAAACCTTCATCCTCAGCAGCCTGTCGCAGTTCGCGGGCCTCGCGTTTTGACATCTCGCCATCTGCCGCAGCCTTTTTTTCGACCTGTGAAAGCGTTTGCGGTTCCTCTGTTACAAACGCTCTCACGAACGACTCAACTGTCCAGACGCGACGCGGCTCCGGCGGGTCTTTCGGCTTCCGTCCGCCGCGTTCGGGTTTGAGGTCGGTTGGATCGAGGTTGTCGTCGAGATACCAAACCGGAAACAACCAACGCAGGCATCTCGGCTCAATCGGTGGCCAAGACCTGACCGCCGCATCGACGACCACGCAATCCGCCTCTTTGTGATGTCGAAGGACCAAGTGTGTGTCGGTCGCCCGCGACTGACTGCCAGCACCGGCGCCAACGTCGGTGACGGACTTTACAGATTGGTTGCCTTTGCTGGCGTGATGAACTAGGACGAATGAGCACTGCAGTTTGGCGGCATAGCGATCGAGTGCGTTGTACAGATCCGTCACGTTGCCGTTGCTATTTTCGTCGGTGTCCTTTGGCATGAAACGATAGAACGCATCCAGGATGACCATCTTGAAGAAGCCAGGTGTGAATCCGTCAAAGTAAAGGTCAAGCGAATTGATGTCGGGAAGCCGGCCACGCAGGTTGTCGATGAACATCGAATCGTTCAGCGATTCAACCTGAATCCCGCGAGCCGAAGCGACGCGAGGAATCCGGCTGGCGGAGGTTTCGGAGTGCAGTTCGTTATCAAGAAGCAGCACGTTTCCCTGATGCGTCTGGTAGGTGTCCAACCATATTCGCCCCGTAGCCACCGCCATCGCCAAATCCATAACCAACCACGATTTGCCAAGCTTGGGCGGTGCGATGACGTTCATCGTTTCGCCGACTCGTAGCAAACCGTCGATGATCGGCTCGCGGAGAACCGGAAATTCGTTCAGCAAATCGCCTACTGGCTTGATCTGCGGAGTGAACCGGGAATAGGGCGTGCGACTCTTAGCCGAGTCTTGGGTGCCCAACGCCTCACCCCGTCGGCATGTCTTCTCCGCATCGCGTAGCCGTTTTGCGATCTCGGCATCGCTCCACTCCTTCGGAAACGGGCGAACCGCCGTGTATTGCCGGATGCACCGTATGGCTGCTTCGTCCGAAAGGTCGTGTTCGACGCACCGGCAGCACGAAACATAGAGTCGATGCGAGCCGTCGTTGTGATCATTGATCGTTAACTTGAGCAACGCCGCCAGGCAGTCATCGAACGCGGCGTCTTGCGGCCCCGATCGTTCATTCGTTTCGCTCTGTGATGGCGGCCATAGCTGCTCGCAAAGCTCGTCAAGGCTTCCCTGGCAGTCTTGCACGTCGGCCGGCGAGCCGCTCAATCGTTTCCCGGTGACGGTGAAGAACCGGCCTTGATCGTAGACTTCGACCTTGCCAATCATCAGCGGCCCGAACCCCTCCTTTCGACATTGCGCAAACGATGGTTTGGCTCCACAAAGGAACAACTTCACACCGGTCCCCGACGGCGAAACCTCGGCGTAGGTGTCGAAGTTTGAAACGATATCGGCACCCCAGGTGTATTCGCCAGATTCGGCTAAACAGTCGTCGATGTCCACGCCGGCGAATGGGTCATCGGCGGTGAAAACGAAACCGATGCCGTTGAGTCCGATGCCGTTGGTTCCGTGCGACGACTCAAAGCGATCCCAGGCTTTCTCGAAGTCTGACCATGTGGATGGATCATTGGTCTTCGCCAACCGACCGTTTCGCGGATCGATTGGTTCCTTGGTCGGTCGATTGTCACGAATGACGGATCTCCAGCACACCCATTGCGGCACCGATAGCAGCGAAGGCGGGATATTCTGTATCGGATACTCGGCAGTGCCGGCCGATTCAATCGTTTGAGGTTCAGTGACTTGCATGTTCGTATTCGTCCCTAAACCCGAGTTGAAGATTGACGATTGCGTTCCGCATCCATGCGACTCAGTTCGCTGGCGATGTGATCGAAGCTGGCCTGCGAGAACACCCGAGCGTGGCCGGCCCAGCCGGTCGCTTCGATGCGTCTTGATCGAAT includes:
- a CDS encoding recombinase family protein — its product is MRKSQQSKPEKLVRCAIYTRKSTEEGLEQDYSSLDAQRDAAEAYVASQKHEGWEVVAQSYNDGGFTGSNMERPALRELLADIEADNIDCVIVYKVDRLSRSLLDFTRIIETFDSHSVSFVSVTQQFNTSTSMGRLVLNVLLSFAQFEREMISERIRDKVAASRRRGKWSGGMPLLGYTVENTKLVVDEVEADRVRQIYALYVEHRSLLPVVKELKQRGWTSKQWVTKKGDQRGGRAFTRNSLYKMLTNVTYIGKTRYKDETHEGEHDGIVPLDLFRRVQNQLKANGQSGGTGVRNKHNALLKGLIWCQSCGRPMTHSYSCKGSKRYRYYVCGTAMQKGWAECPAPSVPAGEIERFVVQQIQSIGTDEELLDQTIGQIESRSKQQQEALESERKGLERQLRNDHEKLRAIAANATNNRRVAGLPELQSRIDVASDRLNAIESERQSLQNQSIDNADVRQLLAGFEELWDTIQPREQVRLTSLLVDRVDFDGVAGNVAITFHDTGMQSLTAGTVEALA
- a CDS encoding DUF2924 domain-containing protein; translation: MKLNVAKEVARLQKMTCGELRDQFAEVTGETTNAKNRKWLIRRIVWRMQASIEGGLSRQAIARLRELAEGADLRVTAPAARRLSAEAAKHTRVFPTGVQTSAKPLPGTLITRVYKNREIRVRVTNTGFEFEGELFRSLSAVAKHVTGSHWSGNKFFNLNCKEAGQ
- a CDS encoding AAA family ATPase, which codes for MQVTEPQTIESAGTAEYPIQNIPPSLLSVPQWVCWRSVIRDNRPTKEPIDPRNGRLAKTNDPSTWSDFEKAWDRFESSHGTNGIGLNGIGFVFTADDPFAGVDIDDCLAESGEYTWGADIVSNFDTYAEVSPSGTGVKLFLCGAKPSFAQCRKEGFGPLMIGKVEVYDQGRFFTVTGKRLSGSPADVQDCQGSLDELCEQLWPPSQSETNERSGPQDAAFDDCLAALLKLTINDHNDGSHRLYVSCCRCVEHDLSDEAAIRCIRQYTAVRPFPKEWSDAEIAKRLRDAEKTCRRGEALGTQDSAKSRTPYSRFTPQIKPVGDLLNEFPVLREPIIDGLLRVGETMNVIAPPKLGKSWLVMDLAMAVATGRIWLDTYQTHQGNVLLLDNELHSETSASRIPRVASARGIQVESLNDSMFIDNLRGRLPDINSLDLYFDGFTPGFFKMVILDAFYRFMPKDTDENSNGNVTDLYNALDRYAAKLQCSFVLVHHASKGNQSVKSVTDVGAGAGSQSRATDTHLVLRHHKEADCVVVDAAVRSWPPIEPRCLRWLFPVWYLDDNLDPTDLKPERGGRKPKDPPEPRRVWTVESFVRAFVTEEPQTLSQVEKKAAADGEMSKREARELRQAAEDEGLIYRWTFGAARKAKVATVPKPASESDW